GTGGCACCAGCAGATGACAGTGTGGGAACCCCCGGCGGTCACAGGCCCCTAAGGGGTCTGACCAGGGTCCAGCCCAGACTTCCGTCTTGGCTTTGCTACCTCTTGTTCTCTTAAGGCTGGGCTTGGCGCTGCCCTCCCCAGCTGAGTGGCTGCATCATTCAAGTCTACACCACTTGGTCCTGGCCTGTTCTGGGTTCCCCATTGACCCCGGGGGCCTGAGGGCCTCGGTCTTTGCAGCAGCTGGCCCGCGTGTTCTGTTGGGGTGTTCTTTCACCTGATTGCTGGAGACTGGGGACCCTATCGTGCATTCTTAGAGCCTCGCAGCTGGTACTCCGATGCCACCATGTGAAAAAGCTGGACGATAAATGGAATCTCTACAGAGGGCAGAGCGTAGATCTCCAGATCCATTTGTTTTGTACACAGAGGGCCAGACACACTGCTGGGCATCGAGGGCGCAGCACAGAACAGGCTACTTCCCCACGTTCGTATCCCGGCAGGGGAAAACATACACACACGCCCACATGAGAGAGATGCCCCAGCGAACAAGAGGGAGGAGGCCGGGCAGCGGGAGGGTGAAGGTAAATGGAGTGTGGAGGTCTCCCGCCGTGCGCTGTGGGGGAATGAAGACAGGCTGCCGGGGCGAGCCGGCCGGTGTGCGTCTCCCACCCGCCAGAGCAGAGTCCGAGGGAGTTGGTCTGGGCTGAAGGGGACACGTGCATGGGGCTTATTAGGTCACGGTGACGACCAGCTCGTGTGCCGAGAGTCCTGGGCAGCTGTCCGGGTCggagccagggagccaggccGTCTGACGCCTCCGCGGTGTCTGTCGAGTGTACTGAAGGGGGACAAGGGTTGAGGCCGGGTGCCCGTCTGGCTTCTGCGGTAATCTGGGTgtttggggagagggtggggctggggctagAGGAGAGAGTGGGGCTTCTGAACCGGCTTTGAAAGGGGAGCAGACGAGGTTTGCGGACAGGGCGTGGGGAGAACCAGAGCGACTCTCTGGGTGGTTGGCCTGGGCAGTCGAAGGGTGCAGCTGCTCATTCTTTAAGTGAGGCCTGCGGGGGGCTCGGCGCTGGGTTGTGGTGCCCGCGAGCTGCCTGTAAACGGACACGGGGGTCCTTGCCTGAGCTACATGGGCGGGTGCTGGGGCAGCGTGCAGTGTTGCGGCCCTGTCCCCGCTGCCCCTGGAGCACAAGCATCCTATTCCTAGAGACCCTGCTCCACCTACACCAACTCCCTCCTCATGCACTAAACTTAGCTGACGGGGTCCGTGTCTCAGAACCCAGGTGGGCACTGCCCAGTGTCATGTGTTTGCCGTAGTTGCTAAAGGCGTGACAGTCCATGCTCAGCAGCCAAGTCCAGTGACAAACAGACTCCCCTGGTCGGTGGGGTATCTGGGAGCTCCCGCAGTGTCGGTTCTGTGGCTGCCGGGTCCCGACGGGGTCACCTGCTCTGCTGGCTCCAGCAGCACTAAccacctgcctgccttcccttcctcctgggcTGGGAGGCCGGGCTCTGGCTCGGAGCCGTGAGCTGGCACTGCTGCACTTGGTCTCACGTACCTGTCTGTGCTTCAGTTCCAGGCGGACTACGTGGGCTGAGGAGCGGAAGCTCAACACAGAGACCTTTGGGGTGTCGGGAAGGTTTCTTCGTGGCCGTAGCTTCAGGGGTGGATTTCGAGGGGGCAGGGGCAATGGGACAACCCGCCGCAACCCAACTTCCCACCGAGCGGGGACTGGCAGGGTGTAAGGACGCAGCCCCAGGTGAGTGAGGGAAGGAGGCTGCTGGGCCCTTGGGGGGGCGGGCATTGGGGTGGGAGTTCCCCGATGGGCAGCCTCtgcggggggagcggggagcagcTGGCTGGGCTTCCAGTAAGAAGGGATGCCTCCAGAATCCAGGCCACGAGGAGGGCCCTGACCCTCCGAACCGCCCAGAGGGCTCCCAGGGACTCAGGCCCAGTGTTGTCGGAGAGTTGCGAGCCTGTCGCCCCACAGGGACCCCGAGACAGGTGTGTCCTGGGGCTGACCCGCCCCAGCTGGGTGGGACCTGGAGCTTGTACTCCCTGTCCCCAGTACGTACAAAGATGATTTTCATTGTTGGTTGTGATTGGAAAGTCCGGGGAGCCCTGGCCTGATCGGGGTGTCCTCCCTGGGAGTCTGCGTGCCTGGCTCATGCCGGGTGGCGCCTAGTGGAATGGAACGTGCTCACTGGGTGTCCTGTCCCCGTCTTGCAGGCACCTGCGGAGGCAGCACAGAAGTGGAGCTGGGTCTGaggctgttggaaatcgctgCACTTACTGGGGAGATGTGGGTCACTTTGTTTACTGAGTTCGGAAAATTTGCGCACTACTACTTAGGTTTCGGACTTAATTGAACTTGGACATGGTCTGAGTTAGAACCACTTGTTTTGGGGGGAAGTATTCATGGGTAACCTCTTTGAGGTATCTTGGCCTGTCTTTCCTCTTTAGTTGCGCACAGCCTGATTCTAAGGTCTTGGTATTTTGGGAAAAGGTTTCTAGAGCAAAAGCTTGATCCTCACTTTGTGACTTTTTTGTGACAGCTTTGACTTTTTTAAAGTGGAACCAAATCTCATTTGGCAAATGTGACAGCCAAGCGTATCTCTGTAACCCAGCTGGCCTCTGGTGCTGCTGGCCTGGCACTCCCATTGCCACAGGTGGGGTCTCAGGAGCCAGGCAGGGCCAGCATGGGAgcgtgtgggggtggggggcccagggcagggaaaGTGGGGTGTCCCACGGATCATGTTGTATAAGCAAACCAGACAACCCTTACATCCCGAGTGGCGATGTCAAGGTTGAGGgctggtggggttgggggggaggggcggggagacgGGGGAATCTTGGTGGCTTAGGAAGGGGGTCCTGAACGTGAGCTAGGCACTGTTGCTCAGAGCCTGGCTTCCACAGGAACCGGGTGGGGGCCAACGTCCAGGGCCAGCCCCCCCACGGGCTCCCCAGCCTTCCCGCCCTGCCATCCCCTGACCCAGGCCAGTCAGTGTTGGACTCTGGCCACTGTTCAGTGTCTCATCCACTTGGAAATGAGCCAGTCTTTTTTGCAAAGTCGGTTGACCGAGAACCTTTTTCTTCTCAACTGTAaatagttgtgtttttgttttacattgggtggagggagggtggggaataTAAATTTGTTGCATGAGTAAATGGGTCAGACCTTTAGTGTAAGCATGCGCCCTTCTGCCAGAGAGGGCATCGTGTTGAACATAAGCACCTTGGTAACTAAACCCCTTTACATAGCTATAAAGGTTTTAGTTCTGTATTGATTCAGTTACTGTAAAagcttgggtttatttttgtagGACTTAATGGCTAAGAATTAGAACATAGCAGTGGGCTGCTCTGTTGGAGTAATGTAAAttgtaattataaataaacatgcaaacctttaaaacttttttcttctctgctctgaAAGTAAATAGCTGTGTTGATTGTGCTGCTTCACATGCCCTTTGTGAGGCAGGGGCGGCTGAGGCCTCACGCTGGTAGGGTCTTGGGAGACCGACCCGGCTGGCCTGGAGAAAGGGTGTGGGCCAGTCTCAGGGTCGAGGGCTCTGCTTTCCAGACACTTGGGACACAAGCTAGTCTTAGAAATTCAGTTCACAGATAAACCTGCTTTAGAAAGTGGTCCTTCCGTTGCTTCACCGCAGCCTCCAGAAGCTCCCCAGAGCTGGCCTGGCACAGGCTGCACCCCAGCACCGTGCGTAGAAGCAGCCCGTTCCAACTGTAGGGGTTTCTGGCGGACTTTGAAAAAGCAGAGTCCGAGACCTAAGGCTCGTCTCCCTCCGTGTCTGCCCAGGACTCCGTCGGGCCCGGAGCAGGACCAGGCAGCAGGGACTCGGCCCACAGTGTCAGGGCCCCTTCAGTTTCAAAATGTCAACACGTTTTTGGGGACCTTccttttggggggcaggggagggcacagACCAACATCCTTGGCCAGTGAGAAGTTAAAATCTTCCGTAGTGTACGTGCTATATGCAGGTAGCCAGGGCGCTAATTCTAACCTGAGTTAGGTGACTCAGCAGCTGCGCTAGACAGGTATTTCTGTCAGCCAGCCTAAATATAGTCAAGTCCCTTTACCACTATGATGACTAATTGTGCTATTAAGATTGTAAACTGGCATTTTGACAGTACACATTTTATGAAACAGCTTAAAACCTACCTGGgcctttttcatcctttttagaAGACGGTATGTATGTGCCATTCAAGGAGAGCCAAGCAAGAGACGCTGTAGGCTGAGGTGGGAAGCAGAGCcctggaatccttttttttttttttttttttttaaagatttttattcatgagagaccgagagagaaaggcagagacacaggcagaagcaggctctgcacagggagcccgacgtgggacttgatcccaggtctctaggatcacgccctgggctgaaggtggcactaaaccgctgagccaccccagctgcccgaGCCCTGGAATCCTAACAGCATGGCTGGAAGGGGCAACTGGCCTGAGGGTGGTCCAAGGGTCCCCCAAAGACCCATCTGTGCTATGCCCCTGGGGGACTGTCAGCAGGCAGGCCTGGTAGCAGAGCCTCCCGTGAAGCAGCTTTTAGACGAATGGTTCGAGTCTCCTCTAGAGACCCAGGGCCGTCTCTGGCCAGAGCAAGAGCAAGCCGGGAGCAGTGGGCACCAGGATCTTGGGGAGAGGACAAACTTTAAGACCTGATCTACGGGGACGCCTGggggtctcagtggttgagcatctgcctttggctcaggtcgtgaccccggggtcctgggatccaggcctgcatcgggcttcccgcagggagcctgcatctccctgtCATGTATCTGCTTCTGtctttgatgaataaaataaaatcttaaaaaaaaaagggggggggggagacttgATCCTGCTACAAATACAGGGCTTGTTCTCAACACAGCTGCTGCTCTGCAGAATTCTGAATTTAAACACTGAAATGAGTGCTCTCTGTGCTGTGTCCGTGATGTTCTGTGATTAGGAACTTGAGTGAAGATCGAGGAAGGAACAAGGTCAGGCTGCTTAGAACCCCTACAGGAAACACACTTGGGAGTTTCCTGTGTCCGTGTGAAGTGCCACACACCTGTACACCCGTCACCGTGCGTGCTCTCCTAGAGCTGCTTGGACTCCCCTGCCCGCCACCACGGCCTGGGGCCTTGGAGCCTGGAGACAACACAGGCTCCTGCTGAGGACAGCACTCCGAGATGCAGAGATGCAGAGCGAGGGGAAGACTCCACGGAGCTGTCACGATTGCACCGACACACAGACGCTCTTAGGAAAAGGTCAACAAACAAATTTATTGCAGGACACACGGACAGTAAATGGAATGGAAATGCCTACATATCATTTTTGAGAATCTTCCATgatctgaatttaaaaatcactacaaGATTCCATCATCATgatgctttcttttgtttctttttttcattttcttctttttctttttcaatttcagcaacatatttttcaatttcttcaggATTTAAAATCTACCAAAGAAAGTTTACGGTTAGCTCCCCTCCaagccacacaagtgccccagAGCACCAGCGCCACCCTCGGGAGGGAGCTCCTGGGCTGCAGCCAGCCTGCACCTCCCAGCTGCTGCTACAGGGAAACCAGGACGGCAGCCTGTAGGCAGCCCCTGTAGGCAGCTGAAGGGCAGGAGCCAGTGTGCAGGGCTGCAGTGCCGGGAGAGCCTCTCCCCTAGCACTCGGGCCACAGGACCAGggtccctgcacccccacccccaggaatgCTCCAGAGCCAAAGATAGCAAATAAACTCCGTGGTTACCTTGAGGGGTTGATCTCGCCTCATAACAGCCAGTTCAATGTTTTTGCCACCAGACTGAACCACCTTGGAAGGAAGAAGACATCAGACACCTCCCTCAAGGCCATGCAGCTCTGGCAAATGCCTCAAACACTGCCCCTTGAGGGGAGGGAGCAGGTCACCCTGAGGGCCCAGCCCCTGAAGCTTCCTGTGTGGCAATCCCTGCCTGCCAACCGCAGACCCTTCTTCCACAGAGCAGCTGTGCTCACAGCCCGCCCCACACTGAGCCCCGACAGCTGGACCCCAGCCTGGCCTTCTGGCTCCCCGTCTGCCTCTCTGGCTTTACCCACCAGCACCTCTGCAGTGCTGACAAAGCCCAAGGCACCTCACGACTCCCGGCCCCAGGACTCCCTAATTCCCCAACCTTGGCAGCAGCAGGAGCCTCAGCAAGGCCGAGTGAGGGGAGTGAGGGCTGTGAGCGGCAGAGTGCACCCAGTGGTTCCgtcctgcctctgctgctgctcaTCTGCGCTCTCAGACGAGCTCTGAGACCCGGTCCTGGATTGCTCTGGCTGCACGGAGGAGCTGATACAGCACTGCAGCAGCGCCCAGCCAGAGCAAGCCCGCAATGCCCAGTACCCCGCGCATGCCCTCAGCGCCTCCCTTCCGGTGGCCTGTACACCAGCTGCCCACTCCTGTTCTCCCCAGCCCAAGGACCGGATTTCAAATGCAAACGCACTTCCAGGAGGGCCTTGATAACCAGCTTAATGGTCAGGTCATCAGTCTCAATGGCTTCATCAGTGTAATTCTTCTCCAGAAATTCACGCACTGACTTGGCACCCCGACCTATGGCATTGGCCTGAAACAGAAATTTGTGACATGGTACAAGGCACGACAATCCAGAGACAGCCCAAGAACATGGCCAtcagagcgcctgggtggctcaggggttgagcatctgcctttggctcagggcgtgatcccagagttctgatcGGGCTCTCcccacgggagcctgcttctccctctgcccacacccccccttatgaataaataaaatctaaaaaaacaaaaacaaaacactcatcACTTGGATgacatagcttaaaaaaaaaaaaaaaaaaaagccacagccATGGCTGCAGGGGCCTAGTCCTGTGTCACAGTGTGAGGCAGCCTGGCAGCAGGTGGTGCGAGATCCCAGGCCCCACCTCATGGCTTCCTTTCCCAAAGGGCTTTTTGGAAGTGGTGCTGATCCTTACCAGGAGTGGCATCCTTTTTCATCACTGAAAAAATATGGGTAATCTTACTTTGCACCATGTATCCCCATACCTCACTATCCTCAGATTTTGTCTCAAACAGCAACTTTAATGACTTCTCTGCTCCCACATCAGCAGAAATATCGTGGAACATACTGTGTACCTGTGAGCCACCAAAGGCCCAGTACCTTCCAATAGCCTCCACAACCTCTTTTACTGGCAAAACCACCCAAAGACCCTCTGTTTTATCAGGGACTCACCTTCCAGGCATGGTATGTCCCCGAGGGGTCAGTCTGATAGAGTCTGGGCGTGCCATCAAAGTCGAAACCCACAATAAGGGCAGAGATGCCAAACGGCCTACGCCCATTGCTCTGCGTGTAGCGCTGGTGGGAAAAAGAACAGGTCAGTGCTGTCGTCTTAGCACAAAAGGCCCCCGGAACCCACCCTAACACACACGATGTTCAGAACAGCTGTGCTTTCACCGAGGGGATGGAGATGCTCTCCGGTATCTGCAATGCAAGTGATGAGTGAGCCCAGTCCAGAGCCTGTGCGTCTTTCTCTTGAAAAGATCTGAAAGGTAGACCTGTGACCACAAGTCATCACAGAGTGCAACTGAGGCCGCTGGAACTACTCTGACAACAGACAACAGACGCGCCTCTGGCTACATGGTTGCTTTTAAAACGACTAGTGTTTCACAACAGGGCTGGGGTGGCTTTCAGCTCCTCCCAAGTGCTAGATAACCAGTCACACAGCACATCAAGACAAAAACTACCATTTCCCTCCAGAAACACGAATTTGGACTGTCCCGTGCCACCAAAGCGGATAAGCTATATGAAGTTATGCTCGTACGAATAAAGATCGGGACTGTGTGTGAAATCAGTGCAGTTTTGACTCCATTAAAGTGGCACATGCAGACATCTACACGCGGTAACAGGACACTTTGTGTGACACAGCAGTGACTGCTCCGTAACCAGAGCCCAGCCACAGGCAGGGGACCGCCACCTGCTTCAGACTGGCGATGTAGCGGGTGATGTACTCCACGGTGACTGGGTCCTCCACGGTCAGCCGGTGGCTCTGGCACTCCACTCGGGCCCTGTTGATGACTATCCTCGCGTCAGCAGTGAGCCCTGCAACAGCAGACAGAAAGCTGCCTGACCCACGACTCATCTGCTCCAATCGAGCATGACCCAGGTCAGATGACCAGATAGGAGCTGTCCTCAAACCATTCCTCTGACCCCCAGCTCTGAGCTCGTCTGGGTGGGTGACACGGGAATGATCCTCTGTGAGCTTCTCAGACAAAGCAAGTCATTCTCTAGGGTAGCTCAGGTGAACTGAGACCTTCCTAAAGTGGACGTGCAGGGAGGGGTATAGGAAGCCATGTGACTAGTGAGAGCACACCGCACACCCCCACAACAGGGTGCCACAGCCGTGGAAAGCAGATCAGACCCAAGACTGTAACTACGATCCAGTCATGTGCTGGCAACAGCATGGCCCTTTGGCCCAGAAGGCACCCCACCAAGAAAGCATGAGATCTAAACActgcttttaaatgattttagttTACCCAGTTTGCATATCTTTCAAGAGCAAACCCACCAAGACAGCCTCCAAGGGACTGATCTTTACTGACTTTGAGAAGT
This region of Canis lupus dingo isolate Sandy chromosome 24, ASM325472v2, whole genome shotgun sequence genomic DNA includes:
- the PSMA7 gene encoding proteasome subunit alpha type-7, encoding MSYDRAITVFSPDGHLFQVEYAQEAVKKGSTAVGVRGKDIVVLGVEKKSVAKLQDERTVRKICALDDNVCMAFAGLTADARIVINRARVECQSHRLTVEDPVTVEYITRYIASLKQRYTQSNGRRPFGISALIVGFDFDGTPRLYQTDPSGTYHAWKANAIGRGAKSVREFLEKNYTDEAIETDDLTIKLVIKALLEVVQSGGKNIELAVMRRDQPLKILNPEEIEKYVAEIEKEKEENEKKKQKKAS